Genomic segment of Mercurialis annua linkage group LG6, ddMerAnnu1.2, whole genome shotgun sequence:
TTTGATTCTTGTCTGTAGTTAGTGATAGAATAAAAAATGTTGACCCCAAGCAAATATGTAAATGAGaaaaatatagaaattaatagaATGGTTTTCATTTTAAGGAATAGATTCATAATgttcaatatttattttatgcaaCCGATGAGACAAACTCTAAATCCCTAAATTTCTTATAACCTGTCGCACTAAATCACGAGTTCAAGAGGTTAGGACGTGGTGTTGACTCTATTTCAGGAAGCGGCCTCAGCATAAGGTATTGTCTCCTGTTGACAGTCTCTGCTTTTAAGTTGAGCATGTTCGCTATGTGTTTTTCTTCAGATTGTTTCTCTTTGATTACTTGTTGGAGTGGAAAAATGTTACATTTTACATTGATTTATAAGTTGTAATTAACAtaatttcttgatattttttatagttaAGAATTTTGCTAGgataagattttaatttttcttgcCATGATATTATAACTGATGCTTGAAGTGCTTATAACCTGCAAAAATAGTGCAGCAGAGTTTGAAATTAATACATATGTAAGTTATAAGTTATTTCTATTTTATGGCTTGTTTTAGGATACATGCCAGAAACAAGGCTAAAAGAAAAGAGAGAGTTCCAAATGGTGCCACAAATCCTAGGCCCTCTGATGAATTGTTGAGAGAATTCAACGAGTCCGCTAAGAAATCAACAACTTCAAAGAACAAGCGTACGATATATACTGTGCCTGAACCTCAACTTGCTCATCATGAACAAGCGTACGACATATACTTCGTGTTCTGTAGTCTATGGTTTTAAGTTCTTGGTGTGTTTAGCAGTCATTCTTGTAATCTTCACACTGGACTGTCATATATTTGTTGCCATTTCTCTTTGGTTAATAttcatttttcttgttttacccTGCCCGTAAATCTTTTTTCTTCTACAAAGAAAAGGCTTAATACTACTTTCAACTCAGAAGCACCAGAAGCAGTTACGACAGTAACACATGTACAGCTTGACCCGAAGGCTTTCAGAAACCATAGGAATTGAATCTTGGAGAGACAAGGCACAACAATTGAACCCTTTAATAATCCAAACCAAATTGTAGTTGCATCAACATTGTACTAAGATCAAAATGCATTAAAAACTGATAATACAATCTCATCAAAATCGAAAGACAACACCacatatttataaaaactaaCCCACAATATTACTAAACATAAAGAGCTACTAAGTATCTTaaacaatcaaataataataatagtaaaccCAAAATCTGGACAGCAGGGAAGCAAAATCCCTAATCTCAATTTTCATTCCCTAATCCCTAATTACTAGAATTAATATTAAGCAGTGGTTCAGTAGTTGGTTGCCATACTGAAAATGGCAAAGCATCATGAACGTATGAATTTTGTGGTGGATGATCAATTGGAATGAACAAATTCTCAAAATTCTCTTCAATATTCTCCTCTCTTGTAATTTTCCCTTTGTTTTCTGATCTTATAATCTCCATCCTTTCCTTCAAGCTTTTCACTTTACCTTCTAACTCGTTCACAAAATCCATCAACTGAGTACTTTCCGATAACCCATCAATGTATTCAGGCAAAGCTGAAACTAATGTATTAAGTTTCACTTGTTGTACCTTCTTTTCAAGCTTCTGTTTCTTGTGTCGCAAGAAATCCAACACATTTGTTTCCTTTCTCTCTTTGTCCTGTAATCTTTGATAACCCCACATTACTTCTTTCGCGCATTGCTCGTCTTCTGGCCAGACATCAACGCTTCCATTAGGCGCGAAACAGACGACGCAAACCGAAACATCACATAATGTGCGAATCTCCTCAGCTTTTTTCATCAGAGTCGGCTTCCGCTTGTAGAAACTTGCGGTTTTCGTTGCTTTGTCGTCGTCGAGAATTTTCTTCATGAAGTTTTGTTTTCTTGATTCTTTGTCGCCGTTTAGCGACACTCTTCTGCCGGGTGGTCTTCCTCTTTTTTTGCTTGGTTGTGGGGGTGAATTTAGTTCAGCCATTGAAACAATACTTGACATTcatacacacatatatatatatatataggaaatTACAATCCTGATACATACGGGTAATTTATTTTCCTATGTCGCAAACTTTTTTTTCCCTATAATTCCTTATGTTTTTTTAGTgcagaataattaatgttttagatTTCATAAGATTTTGTGTGTAATATTCTTCTTTATCAGTTAAGGTTTTAAGGGGCTTACCTTGCTTAATTGTTAGCTGcagaaaatgtttttaaatatattaagtactaatacttaaaaatatatatttgctattttactaaaattttgaaatatatttaggGGCAGAGCCAAGTTTGAATTTTACGGGAGTCAAATTATATGAACACTcaaagtttaataattttattttaaaagggGCCAATCGTACAAAAAATCAATACTAAAAGTGTATTTTTTGTAAGAAAAAAATCACAgaatatttttctttctaaaaaatGGGGGAGGGGGCAAGCCCCGGATCCACCCCTCCATATATGCAGATATAAAATGTGGAATTTCATTTtagtcaaataaaaaatttgaatcctTTTCAATCCGACTCAATTTGTCGAGAATTTTAGGTTTATACAAGattttgtatcatttttttCAAGGTTGAAGAGAGGAATGTAGTGTTAGTAGTTGCACAAATTTTTTCCGTTTTAATAAAGACTTATTTAGAGGAAACACGGTCTTAGCACAAAATAATAAGAGAATTACGGCCTTAGgttttaaaattgatatttgtcATTTCATCTTCAATTATTCTATCTCTAacctttctaattttaatttttatacttttaaaattagaaaaatacgaTTGTAATCGCTAAGAGATTTAACGAGATTCTCGGCTATCTTTTCTCCATTCAAATtatggttttttttctttcaaacttCATATTTCAGTATGTTTTCAGAGTTTGAATCCATTCACAGTTTGTTGTTGGTGGTGTATTGGAGTCATCGGAATCGGAATTGGAAATTGTGGCGGTTGTTGTAGACGATGCGGCGGTTGTTGTTGATGATTATGAAGCAAAGATAGTAAAAATTTTCCATGGATCATAGATGATGCGGCGGCGTGGATCATCGAGGAGCAGTGACGGCGTGGATCATCATCGCCATCGACCAAAATCAGTTGCTGCTCGGCGGCGTGGATCATCGAGGAGCAGCGGCGGCATGGATCATCATCGCCATCGACCAAAATCAGTTGCTGCTCTCTTCTATTTTCCAATCAGTCGCTGCTCTGCAATGGAGGTGAAGTTGGCGCGTTGTTGTTATGGAGGCGGAGATGGCGCTATGTTATTGAACGGAGTAAGTTCGACGGAGGTAAAAAGGCGGAAGAGGAAAAGCTTATGGTGTGGTGGTGGTGGCTTTGTTTACCGCTGCAGCTGTTAGTGAGCCACAAATTCAAATTGTTTGGTGATGAAggaagtttttgatttgtaattattATGATTAGgttttttgttggttaaccaatggttaactaatggttaaccAATAACAAGATGAAGAAATGCTAATGAGAatagaaatgcttatgagaatagaACGTTAATGTGTGTTTATGAGAATAAAAATGCTTATGATAATGTTTGTTGATTACTGGTGATTTAATCTCTCTCGATccctttcaattttttctcgctctttgattttgttaattaacATGGAAATTGATTTGCAGTGACTATGGTGGAAATTGATTTGCAACTGCTGGTTCGATTTTTTAGTACGCACAGCCTGCACTcttggtgtttgaagaaatgcttatgagaataaaATGGTTTATGTGTGTAATGTTTTAGGTgttggttaactaatggttaatATTGAGTAAAccgttggttaacttgtaataattATGGACAGATGAAGATTGATATAAACATTGACAGCGACGAGGAGCTTGaaccaaaatcaaaattgaagacTGGTAGATTGAAGAAAAACTTTGAATAGATTATAATATAGTTGTTACTTTAGATGTTCCTGATCTTTTTGTTTGTGTTTCAAACACACTTGGGTAGTTTGTGGAACACATTTGGTACAGTTGGTACACTCCAGTTTTTGGTGTTGCAATCATTTTTTTTCTGTGAACGACGGTGGTGATGTGgtggtggttcgattttttggtgttgcacagcctgtatttttggtgtttgaaAACATGCTTATGAGAATAGCTATTGATGTCTGTAATATATTGGATATtggttaaccattggttaataTTAAGTAAACtgttggttaacttgtaatacattttattttgtacatatcattaataaaatcgttagtaaactgttgCTGAATTTTCTTTTGTTGCTAGTTAACCATTATACTATAAATTGCAATATATTGTGTGACTTCATATTGCaacatattttgattttgttagcTATATGTCTTTAGCATAGAATGAGAACTTCAATTAGTTAAATTGTGTTAATTAATTCACAATATTTTTAGCACACAATTGGTTATTGTTTAATATAATGAAGTGGTGATGAATTTTATTGGTCAGCTTTTGGTTAACTTTTAAAACCAAATGAACTGGTCTAATTTAATATATAGTTGGTTATCGTTTGGTTGACCATTGGATAACTAATTAATAGACTATAAATTTATCAGCGTTTTACTCACAATTCACTAATAGAATACttaaagtaaaattaataattctttttACACGATTATAGTTTACCAACAACTTACTTATAATTTAtcaatgatatatttaaaataaaatttattacaagttaaccaactGTTTACCAAAGattaaccattagttaaccaacACCTGAAACAATACATCTCTCATGAGCATTTATTCAAACACTTAAAGTGCAACATCAAAATCAGACCACCCCGACAACCACTATCATCCACAGCCAGCAAATTAGACAACTTCTTCAAATtacaaagaaattaaataagaaaataagagGAACATTAAAGCAGAACAACCGCCGTCTCCACTGATGGTGTCATTGCTAATGGTGGGAAGAACGGCGACGTTTTCACTTTCGAGGAGCGACGGCGAGCTGATAAAATGACATCGCTGCTGGCGTTGATGATACAAAGACGAGATGGAGAAGAGGACATTGTTGAAAAGAAGGACGACCTTCATCACGAAACTCAAACTCACCACCGCGGCCTCCACCATCGCGACCTCCACGTCCGCGCTGAATCTTCTGATCAATTCGATTTTTTCTTTGTTGTCTGATACAATTCCATTTATTATttctgattttgattttgaattttaaaaattgagagcAATTTAAGGAGTGTGTGGATCATGAGCTGAttcttttccttatttttatgattaacaTATTCTTACAATTTAGAAAGTATATTTTtgcaataaataaaaagagaatCGTAATTATCAATTTGGAAACTTAGCTTCGTATCTTTGGGATTATTTATGCTAATAGTGGGTAGTTATCAATTTTTCTCTTTAATAAATGTAAGTAGACAGTCAGCTCGGTTAAAAATGGACTAATTGAATAAAACTACTTTATcccttttaaattttctaaattataattttaacgGAAATAATTTAACCGAACAAActaaaatctttaaaatataaaccaaatgCCAAAATAAGTAAGTTAATTCAGTTAAACCAATTTTTCTTTATGATGAAGTCAATTAATGTATCCTTATGATGAagtcaatttttcttttattttgttgcACCTCAATAGTCAATTCactgaattttatatttttaataactttttctttatattATTGCAATTGCAAAGAAGTACTCCATGTtacttatatttattaatactaaattaaaatattgttacattaaacttcaatttttttatgcaGGCAATAATctttaatttgagatttttaaGTATATTTAGCCATACAAAATTCATTAGTTTAGATAAAAgcttttttacaaataaaatttatcttaatgATCACTGAATCAATGTATTTTACTAAAATATTATAGatctttcatatttaaaacTCGTTAGTTACTAACTAATTATTTATCACATTTGGTCGCTAAacttgaataaaaataataataatgcatcaatttttaagttataatttagaataccaaatttaaatatgaaaaaatatatcctaattaaatttaatatgtgATATTGAATATGATAATTAAAGTAATACTTATGTAATAATAAAAGGAGCAAATTTTTGTTGTATATATTAATCATAAATGTAATACTATAAtggttgttttttttatttttaaaataaatattaacattataataaactctaaattcatataaaataataaacattaattactatgtactaaaaaaacaaaaaggaatAACCTCACTTCTCTAAATTCatacaaaataataaacaatataataacCTCACTTCCAAGCgatttactaaaaaaacaaaatactaaACATTAATTACTATGTACTAAAAAAACCAAAAAGGAATAGAAAAGTGATGTATCAAATAGTtaacacaaataaaaatgagataccAAAACGTTTGAAAGTGAATACTAGATTGTTAACTGAACTAACATAAGTTCCTAATTGTTAACATAATTAAAAGTGGGGAatcaaattatttgattttcaaataagaggtaTCGAATTGTAAATTCTGACCTATGTGAGAGgccttaaaataataatattacaagtGTAATGAGTGAATTGTAGCAAATAAAAGTACAAGGACTCCATgtcataaaagttaaaaatataggAATCCAAATAATCATTTTATCTTTGGAAATTGTTAAACTAAATCCAGATTGTTATAttgaaaatcaaatcaataacCAAACTTACTTCCTGTTAACAACTAATTTAGAATAGTTCTatctttgattaaaaaaaattgacagccAAACAAATATGGTCATTAATTCATTGTGTTTGATGtaatctaaatttaattaaattttcacataattttttaaaataataatatcaattaaattattttaaaatgtttttaaatttatgaattttaaaatgaacattttaaaaaaaatctcattacaaatttttactctaaaaattttcttttataatattttttctttaaatgttttgaactctattttttcttaaaattttgtatattaaattgtttaagaTTTACTTGTTTAAAAGCTTTTATCACTAGTATTTATGAATTTGTCTCTCTAAAATTTACATATTCTCTATCTTTGCAGTAGTGATCGGATCAACCTATTAAACCAGCTAAATCAAGAATCGGCCAACTATCTGGTCtaaccaaattataaaatttaaaattagttcCAACCGCAATGGACCAGAAAAACCGATGGTGAGCCGATAATTCAAAGATTGAATTGGTTGAACAAGACGGTTGGATGAAGAACTATACAAGCTAGTTCAATTAACACTCAAATTATAAGATTTTCGTTACAATTTTACTGAACTGCTTCAACGAGCATTTGGACTAGTTGGATTGCCAACTGTCTTCACTTTCAATTCGACCATTGCTTTAGTAGTAAAAGCCTACCCTAAAgtctaaaatttatgatttttctagaaaaattatataaaaaaaatccacaaacatatgtacttttcaaaaaaattacatttaatatctaaaaagtttacaaaaaaaaaatagattttcaCTTTTTGCTTATTGTATCATAAATGTATTAGAGTTGCATTAGAAATACATTGataatgtatcaaaaatgtatcaaaaatttaattttataataaaaaaattacgtaAATCATgtaaagttttttaatttttaagtaaaattgaatttttttgactaactatgtatttttataaattaagtgatttttagGGTAGTTTGTagtgatttcatttttttcttcataatttttttctctataatttataaattttgtatataagtTATCTAAGATAATCTCTTTTTGATAACTGGAGAGAGAGAGCTTGTGGAACGAATCAAACTTACGACCTAGCAGATTTGCGTTTAGCGCTTATACCAATTGAGTTATAACttattagtaatatttttattataataataaatgttactattatatttttttattataataaaatatttttcaccttttgtaacttttgtaattctTTTGAAAATTTCGTTAATTTTATTAGAATCTAAAATAAAGATAACAAATTGTGTTAAAAATACgtaattctaaattaatttaataacaaaCTACACGCACATTATgtgaaatttaaaacaaataccttaaaaataaaaaattcatttagatTAAATACACCCTTAATGTAATTTATTGGtattttaaattctaattcCAAAAAAATTGCTTAACCTTACTTCAagtaatgataaaattaatgaaatttgcAAATAATTCCTAATGttaatacatattttaaatatgtaaaaaacataacaaatgataaataatatttcaaataatttttaaaatatattaaatttaaatccaGTTTAAATTTATCTCCTGCATTTTctcaataaatttataaatttttgaaacacaaatttttaaaaaa
This window contains:
- the LOC126654001 gene encoding agamous-like MADS-box protein AGL103, which gives rise to MAELNSPPQPSKKRGRPPGRRVSLNGDKESRKQNFMKKILDDDKATKTASFYKRKPTLMKKAEEIRTLCDVSVCVVCFAPNGSVDVWPEDEQCAKEVMWGYQRLQDKERKETNVLDFLRHKKQKLEKKVQQVKLNTLVSALPEYIDGLSESTQLMDFVNELEGKVKSLKERMEIIRSENKGKITREENIEENFENLFIPIDHPPQNSYVHDALPFSVWQPTTEPLLNINSSN